From Methanosarcina lacustris Z-7289, one genomic window encodes:
- a CDS encoding methylthiol--CoM methyltransferase, with protein sequence MIRHIDLAVQKIFEFKEKEPAKFKKLIDEGIMIGLGVDLGDRNKEITTADQIKEKNRPKDPEYAAVAEAVIEGNRAEAAKLTADLLEKGRDPTDLVLNALMHGIQTVCELYDIGESYVPEILLANEALLGGVELCQEKIGDIPSQGKVVSLVIVGDLHDIGKNIVAAILRANGFEVIDLGRDITVEAAVEAVKAEKANLVTGTTLMSTTKVGLKALAEALESEGVPVACGGAAVDSHFVETFGNSLYGKTPLDAVKIAKKICAGKSWEEARKELH encoded by the coding sequence ATGATCAGGCATATCGACCTCGCAGTCCAGAAGATCTTCGAGTTTAAAGAAAAAGAGCCTGCGAAGTTTAAAAAACTCATTGATGAAGGAATCATGATCGGTCTCGGGGTGGATCTTGGAGACCGGAACAAAGAAATAACCACCGCCGATCAGATAAAGGAAAAAAACCGGCCAAAAGACCCCGAATATGCAGCCGTGGCAGAAGCGGTGATTGAGGGAAACAGGGCAGAAGCCGCAAAACTAACAGCTGACCTCCTTGAAAAAGGAAGAGATCCGACAGATCTGGTCTTAAACGCCCTTATGCACGGCATTCAGACCGTGTGTGAGCTTTACGACATAGGAGAAAGCTATGTCCCGGAAATCCTGCTGGCAAATGAAGCACTCCTCGGAGGAGTGGAACTCTGCCAGGAAAAGATAGGAGACATCCCTTCCCAGGGGAAGGTGGTATCTCTTGTTATTGTAGGAGACCTGCATGACATAGGCAAGAATATAGTAGCAGCTATTTTGAGGGCTAACGGGTTTGAAGTCATCGACCTCGGAAGAGACATAACGGTGGAAGCAGCCGTCGAAGCCGTAAAGGCGGAAAAAGCCAACCTGGTTACCGGAACAACCCTCATGAGCACGACCAAAGTAGGCCTTAAAGCCCTTGCAGAAGCCCTGGAATCCGAAGGCGTCCCTGTTGCTTGCGGTGGAGCTGCTGTGGACAGTCACTTCGTCGAGACCTTTGGCAACTCATTATATGGAAAAACTCCGCTTGACGCAGTAAAAATTGCAAAGAAAATCTGTGCCGGAAAGAGTTGGGAAGAAGCCCGCAAGGAACTTCACTGA
- a CDS encoding methylamine methyltransferase corrinoid protein reductive activase, translated as MDQAINIDIGTSGIRAQLLDLTDPSVLRTSILSRNPLPGANVVDHMDFAISYGQGTAHGILISAINSLIESLKPENLKRIAVCGNPIQLSLFEGVEIRDLAFAGKNALEKMHVKPPDRNGHIVSGNEVGLSIDVDVIIPPSIRHEIGADALAMMIKTGFLDSSETCMVTDYGTNAEMALKVDDKIYTGSAAAGPAIEGQQISKGMLATPGAIADMRLSAGGWQTLALDEELRLVEGPKINLRERTFKTSGYPVKGITGTGVIALMYAGLVTGIIKPPHIEGGIIRLGKGITFTEEDVIEAGKAFGALRAGHLTLMHEAGITYEDLETMYMCGASGTYVDPHKAQVTGIVPATPKRIIQCGNTSLELAKDLALDPDYLSCLNEMKKSILANHIMFASSPTFATIYIQEIALWNEGMPLEKYNTNLERAGIRPIPKKLQESIIERKYERDIRELGKSLEITEPKCGLISIIQCSGCDTCVKGCPEEALSRKNENFRINTARCLGTACRRCEERCPENKFSINDFKLEFTGFADP; from the coding sequence ATGGATCAGGCTATAAATATCGACATTGGCACCAGCGGAATCAGAGCGCAGCTCCTGGACCTTACGGACCCTTCTGTCCTGAGGACTTCTATTTTATCCAGAAACCCTCTTCCAGGTGCAAATGTTGTTGACCATATGGACTTTGCGATCAGTTACGGGCAGGGAACAGCCCATGGAATTCTTATTTCAGCCATAAATTCCCTGATAGAAAGCCTTAAACCCGAAAACCTCAAGCGCATAGCTGTTTGTGGAAATCCGATCCAGCTGTCGCTGTTCGAGGGCGTGGAAATCCGGGACCTTGCATTTGCGGGAAAAAATGCCCTTGAAAAAATGCATGTAAAGCCTCCTGATAGGAACGGACATATCGTTTCAGGAAATGAAGTCGGGCTTTCTATAGATGTTGATGTGATTATCCCGCCTTCGATAAGACATGAAATCGGAGCCGATGCCCTTGCCATGATGATAAAGACGGGGTTTCTGGATTCCTCTGAAACCTGCATGGTTACAGACTACGGAACCAATGCCGAAATGGCCCTGAAGGTAGACGATAAAATATACACCGGGTCGGCTGCTGCAGGTCCCGCCATCGAAGGGCAGCAAATCAGTAAGGGAATGCTGGCAACGCCAGGAGCAATTGCCGATATGCGGCTTTCCGCTGGGGGCTGGCAGACCCTTGCTCTTGATGAAGAGCTAAGGCTTGTGGAAGGGCCTAAAATCAACCTGCGCGAAAGGACCTTCAAAACCTCGGGGTACCCTGTGAAGGGAATTACAGGCACTGGGGTAATCGCTCTTATGTATGCAGGGCTTGTCACCGGCATAATAAAGCCTCCTCATATTGAAGGTGGCATAATCCGTCTGGGAAAGGGTATCACCTTTACTGAGGAGGACGTAATTGAAGCCGGAAAAGCCTTCGGAGCTCTGAGAGCCGGTCACCTGACCCTGATGCATGAAGCAGGAATTACATACGAAGACCTGGAAACAATGTACATGTGCGGGGCAAGCGGGACCTACGTTGATCCTCATAAAGCACAGGTCACAGGAATAGTGCCTGCAACCCCAAAACGGATTATCCAGTGCGGAAACACCTCCCTGGAGCTTGCAAAAGACCTGGCCCTTGATCCCGACTATCTCTCCTGCCTCAATGAGATGAAGAAATCAATCCTCGCAAACCACATCATGTTTGCCTCCTCCCCTACCTTTGCAACCATCTACATCCAGGAGATAGCCCTCTGGAATGAAGGGATGCCTCTTGAAAAATACAACACAAACCTTGAAAGAGCAGGAATCCGCCCAATCCCAAAAAAACTGCAGGAAAGCATTATTGAAAGAAAATATGAAAGGGATATCAGGGAACTTGGAAAAAGCCTGGAGATCACGGAGCCAAAATGCGGTTTAATTTCCATTATCCAGTGCAGCGGCTGTGATACCTGCGTGAAGGGATGCCCGGAAGAAGCCCTCTCAAGGAAAAACGAAAATTTCAGGATCAATACTGCGAGATGTCTTGGCACTGCTTGCAGGAGATGCGAAGAAAGGTGTCCTGAAAATAAGTTCTCGATCAATGATTTTAAGCTGGAGTTCACGGGATTCGCAGACCCGTAA
- a CDS encoding phosphatase PAP2 family protein: protein MFQTEPILYLQSLGTEWFTFLMVLITSMGSSAFFASVIIVITFGIDFRKGFLLFQLLLWTGAVTEVLKGIFAFPRPDVVDSRVLNLENGFPNTSPFSGKGADSFFGLPDREVLEAFRLQGTIPHSMFGFPSGHVSTAIALWGGTARVFENRAIKSLAPAVILLIAFSRMYLGRHFLGDVLGGVTLGLIVLIVFTRFLKSPLKDDLFKKESFELVFRRKNLFFYSIMFVIPLLLTTSSLISADVAGFLLGTNTAYLLIIRKGLPEDTGGAGQRATRVLIALVFFGVSALVLDVGFATVDTASYPEVTFIEFLKAFIPALTIWVSAGICTKLDLYGRDEVKESPGIDKHLEEH from the coding sequence TTGTTCCAGACAGAACCTATACTTTACCTTCAATCCCTCGGAACCGAGTGGTTTACTTTCCTCATGGTTTTGATAACTTCCATGGGGTCTTCCGCCTTTTTTGCTTCAGTGATAATCGTGATTACGTTTGGAATTGACTTTCGGAAAGGTTTTCTACTATTCCAGCTGCTGCTCTGGACCGGTGCAGTCACGGAAGTGCTTAAGGGAATTTTTGCCTTTCCCAGGCCCGACGTTGTGGATTCCAGGGTTCTGAACCTTGAAAATGGGTTTCCGAATACGTCGCCCTTTTCCGGGAAGGGGGCAGACAGTTTTTTTGGGCTTCCGGACAGGGAGGTCCTTGAGGCATTCAGGCTTCAGGGCACAATTCCTCATTCCATGTTTGGATTCCCATCAGGGCATGTCTCGACAGCAATTGCTTTATGGGGAGGGACTGCCCGGGTCTTCGAGAACAGGGCAATAAAAAGCTTGGCCCCTGCAGTGATTTTACTAATAGCTTTTTCAAGAATGTACCTGGGAAGGCATTTTTTAGGAGATGTACTGGGAGGAGTGACCCTGGGCTTAATTGTCCTGATTGTCTTTACGCGCTTCCTTAAAAGCCCGTTGAAAGATGATCTTTTCAAAAAGGAGAGCTTTGAGCTTGTTTTCAGGCGGAAGAATCTCTTTTTTTACTCCATTATGTTTGTCATTCCTCTTCTCCTCACAACCTCATCCCTGATAAGTGCCGATGTCGCAGGATTTCTTCTCGGCACAAACACCGCATATCTCCTTATAATACGAAAAGGACTCCCTGAAGATACTGGAGGTGCAGGACAGCGAGCTACAAGGGTACTTATTGCCCTCGTGTTTTTTGGGGTATCCGCCCTTGTTCTTGATGTTGGATTTGCCACAGTGGACACTGCCAGTTACCCTGAAGTTACCTTTATAGAATTTTTAAAAGCTTTCATCCCTGCGCTTACGATATGGGTTTCCGCAGGTATCTGTACGAAGCTTGACCTGTACGGAAGGGATGAAGTAAAAGAAAGCCCAGGGATAGATAAACATCTCGAGGAACATTAA
- a CDS encoding RNA-guided endonuclease InsQ/TnpB family protein, translating into MALVTRTEQIQFKSETISGLAHASKNLFNTANYIIRQRFFENDKLYQETGEKGEGIWYKQLYSMLKNTEQYRALPAQTAQQVLKLLEKSWKSFFKALKVYAKSPELFIGRPKPPKYKHKDGEHILVFTNQQCKIVDGLLKFPKVVNLELKTRLVDVDLREVRVIPNANKYTCEIVYDKTVSDNEINSSRVLGIDPGVRNIATIANNFGAKPIVVKGNTANNINQFYNMKKAILQHVYDLAKIKWGSKLAKLDFKRNNMIKDYFHKLSRRIVNYAIKNNVKSIIIGKNENWKQDVNMGRKNNQKFVQLPLARLIEMIQYKAQEVNIEVVLQEESHTSKCSFLDNEPVEHRAKYVGRRIKRGLFKSATGIIINADVNGALNIIRKATPKAFADGVEGVGLHPKRCLITSFEDI; encoded by the coding sequence GTGGCATTAGTGACTAGAACTGAACAAATCCAATTCAAATCCGAAACTATCTCAGGACTAGCTCATGCTTCCAAAAACCTGTTTAATACTGCCAACTACATAATACGGCAAAGATTCTTTGAAAATGATAAGCTATACCAGGAAACTGGTGAAAAGGGTGAAGGTATATGGTATAAACAGCTTTACTCAATGCTAAAAAATACAGAGCAGTATCGGGCATTGCCAGCACAAACTGCTCAACAGGTACTTAAACTACTGGAAAAAAGCTGGAAATCCTTCTTCAAGGCATTAAAGGTATACGCAAAGTCCCCTGAATTGTTTATAGGTAGACCTAAACCACCCAAATACAAACACAAAGATGGAGAACACATCCTGGTATTCACAAACCAGCAATGTAAAATCGTAGATGGATTACTCAAATTCCCAAAAGTGGTAAACCTGGAATTGAAAACCAGGTTAGTTGATGTGGACCTCAGAGAAGTACGGGTAATCCCAAACGCAAATAAGTATACGTGTGAAATCGTGTACGACAAAACAGTTTCTGATAATGAAATTAACTCCAGTCGGGTTTTAGGAATTGATCCTGGTGTTCGCAACATTGCAACTATCGCAAATAACTTTGGTGCAAAACCAATTGTTGTTAAGGGTAATACTGCAAACAACATTAATCAGTTTTATAACATGAAAAAAGCCATACTTCAACATGTATACGATCTGGCTAAAATTAAATGGGGTAGTAAATTAGCAAAACTCGACTTCAAACGAAATAACATGATAAAGGATTATTTCCACAAACTTAGCCGTAGAATCGTTAATTACGCTATAAAAAACAATGTCAAATCAATCATAATTGGCAAAAACGAAAACTGGAAGCAAGATGTTAACATGGGACGAAAAAACAACCAGAAATTTGTTCAGCTCCCCCTGGCCAGGTTAATTGAGATGATCCAGTATAAAGCTCAGGAAGTCAACATAGAAGTTGTTCTTCAAGAAGAAAGCCATACATCAAAATGTAGTTTCCTTGATAACGAACCTGTAGAACACAGAGCTAAATATGTCGGCAGACGAATCAAACGGGGTTTATTCAAATCTGCAACTGGGATAATCATCAACGCCGATGTCAACGGAGCTCTGAACATCATCAGGAAAGCAACTCCAAAAGCATTTGCAGACGGAGTGGAGGGTGTAGGGTTACACCCAAAGAGATGTTTGATAACATCTTTTGAAGATATTTGA
- the pdxS gene encoding pyridoxal 5'-phosphate synthase lyase subunit PdxS, with amino-acid sequence MDFEKLRHGTELIKRGFAKMQKGGVIMDVTTPEQARIAEEAGAVAVMALRAVPADIRKEGGVARMADPEIVQQIIDTVTIPVMAKARIGHFVEAEIMEALGVDMVDESEVLTPADPFYHIDKTQFTVPFVCGARNLGEALRRINEGAAMIRTKGEAGTGDVSQAVKHMKQIQGEIRALAGKTKEELIMVAREIEAPIELVMETAKMQRLIVVNFAAGGIATPADAALMMRLGADGVFVGSGIFKAENPEKMAKAIVEAVNNYDNPAKLAEISKGIGAGMKGISVDTIPVEEALQERGW; translated from the coding sequence ATGGACTTTGAAAAATTGAGACACGGGACCGAACTTATCAAGAGGGGCTTTGCAAAAATGCAGAAGGGGGGTGTGATCATGGATGTGACAACTCCGGAACAGGCCAGGATCGCAGAAGAAGCCGGAGCAGTTGCTGTTATGGCCCTTCGGGCTGTCCCTGCAGATATTAGAAAAGAGGGCGGAGTTGCCCGTATGGCAGATCCCGAAATCGTCCAGCAGATCATTGATACGGTCACTATACCTGTAATGGCAAAAGCAAGGATCGGGCACTTCGTCGAAGCCGAAATCATGGAGGCACTCGGCGTTGACATGGTAGATGAATCCGAAGTCCTTACTCCTGCCGATCCTTTCTATCACATAGACAAAACACAGTTTACAGTACCCTTTGTCTGTGGAGCCAGGAACCTCGGAGAAGCTCTCCGCAGGATCAACGAAGGAGCAGCCATGATCCGGACGAAAGGAGAAGCCGGAACAGGTGACGTCAGCCAGGCAGTAAAGCACATGAAGCAGATTCAGGGCGAAATCCGGGCTCTTGCGGGCAAGACAAAAGAAGAACTTATAATGGTTGCCAGGGAAATCGAAGCTCCTATCGAACTTGTAATGGAAACTGCTAAAATGCAGCGCCTGATTGTAGTAAACTTTGCAGCTGGCGGAATTGCAACCCCTGCAGATGCAGCTCTTATGATGCGCCTTGGTGCAGATGGGGTTTTTGTAGGCTCAGGTATTTTCAAAGCCGAAAACCCTGAAAAGATGGCAAAAGCAATCGTTGAAGCCGTAAATAACTACGACAACCCTGCAAAACTTGCCGAGATTTCAAAAGGCATAGGTGCCGGAATGAAAGGCATCAGCGTAGACACGATCCCTGTAGAGGAAGCTCTTCAGGAACGCGGCTGGTAA
- the pdxT gene encoding pyridoxal 5'-phosphate synthase glutaminase subunit PdxT has translation MKIGVIAIQGAVSEHVDALKKALAERGVEAEVVAIKHKGIVPECSGIVIPGGESTTLCRLLSREGIAEEIKDAAARGIPILGTCAGLIVLAKEGDEQVAKTSQELLGIMDTRVNRNAFGRQRDSFEAELDVAILDSPFTGVFIRAPGIVSCGPGVRVLSRLEDMIIAAEQGNVLALAFHPELTNDLRIHQYFLDKILNC, from the coding sequence ATGAAGATAGGTGTAATCGCTATTCAGGGAGCGGTTTCTGAGCATGTTGATGCTTTGAAGAAAGCCCTTGCAGAGAGAGGGGTTGAGGCTGAGGTAGTTGCGATTAAGCACAAAGGGATTGTGCCTGAGTGCAGCGGAATTGTGATTCCTGGCGGGGAGAGTACGACGCTTTGCAGGTTACTTTCCCGGGAGGGGATTGCAGAGGAGATTAAGGATGCGGCTGCAAGGGGAATTCCGATCCTCGGGACCTGTGCAGGGCTGATTGTGCTTGCAAAGGAAGGGGATGAGCAGGTGGCAAAGACCAGCCAGGAACTGCTCGGGATTATGGATACAAGGGTTAACAGGAACGCTTTTGGGAGGCAGAGGGATTCTTTTGAGGCGGAGCTTGATGTGGCTATTCTTGACTCTCCTTTTACCGGGGTGTTCATTCGGGCTCCGGGAATCGTGAGCTGCGGGCCTGGTGTGCGTGTACTTTCCAGGCTTGAAGACATGATTATTGCTGCGGAGCAGGGAAATGTGCTGGCGCTTGCGTTCCACCCGGAATTAACTAATGATTTGCGAATCCACCAGTATTTCCTGGATAAGATTTTAAACTGTTGA
- a CDS encoding pyridoxamine 5'-phosphate oxidase family protein — MVKLSSEMTEDFAKMKIFPFATASGNGDPNVIPIGFCKLQEDRETIWIADNYFHKTHQNLEENPRGAIYVWGPEVKGCYQIKGDFEIKTEGEDYEKMYKMVKSMGDRFPAKALAVMKITEVYECKSGAGAGKQLL, encoded by the coding sequence ATGGTCAAATTAAGCAGCGAAATGACAGAAGATTTTGCAAAAATGAAGATTTTTCCCTTTGCAACTGCCTCCGGAAACGGAGATCCCAACGTAATACCAATCGGTTTTTGTAAGCTCCAGGAAGACAGAGAAACGATCTGGATTGCAGACAATTATTTCCATAAGACCCACCAGAACCTTGAAGAAAACCCGAGAGGTGCTATCTATGTCTGGGGTCCTGAGGTCAAGGGCTGTTACCAGATAAAAGGGGACTTTGAGATCAAGACCGAAGGGGAAGACTATGAGAAAATGTATAAGATGGTCAAGAGCATGGGAGACAGGTTCCCTGCAAAAGCCCTTGCCGTCATGAAGATCACAGAAGTTTATGAGTGCAAATCCGGAGCAGGAGCCGGAAAGCAGCTTCTTTGA
- a CDS encoding winged helix-turn-helix transcriptional regulator, whose product MAAGATEYIVSPAPGDEFGVSVAGEDVQILEDTVIPYWQFLLWLAAMNILSVIDTLLYPGRIIFVILGFKITERVNILDNPNRNCIYAYIITKPGAYFSEIVKNTGLNRGTALYHISILETQNKIETYEDGGKIRYFQNNSMYSEKEKKILVTFQNITNQRIISEILNGKSNTNLTLAREIGVSKGTISWYVKNLKEIGLIKETNRGRGVIYKINTSYKNLIEKYK is encoded by the coding sequence ATGGCAGCCGGAGCTACGGAATATATCGTAAGCCCAGCACCAGGTGATGAATTTGGAGTATCCGTAGCCGGAGAGGATGTACAGATATTAGAAGATACCGTAATACCCTACTGGCAGTTTTTGCTCTGGCTGGCAGCGATGAATATCCTGTCGGTAATAGATACATTACTGTACCCTGGGAGGATTATTTTCGTAATACTCGGATTCAAGATTACAGAACGTGTAAATATACTTGACAACCCTAACCGGAATTGCATTTATGCTTATATAATAACTAAACCTGGAGCTTATTTTAGCGAGATTGTGAAAAACACAGGATTGAACAGAGGGACAGCACTGTATCACATAAGTATCCTGGAAACCCAAAACAAAATTGAAACTTATGAGGATGGCGGGAAAATAAGATATTTCCAGAACAACTCCATGTATAGCGAAAAGGAAAAAAAAATTCTTGTGACTTTTCAAAACATTACTAATCAAAGGATAATTTCAGAAATACTAAATGGTAAGAGTAATACCAACTTGACTCTGGCCCGGGAAATTGGAGTTTCCAAGGGTACAATTAGCTGGTATGTGAAGAATCTTAAGGAAATTGGCCTTATAAAGGAAACAAATAGGGGAAGGGGAGTAATATATAAAATAAATACTTCATACAAAAACTTAATAGAGAAATACAAGTAA